One Vitis vinifera cultivar Pinot Noir 40024 chromosome 8, ASM3070453v1 genomic window carries:
- the LOC100255095 gene encoding calmodulin-binding protein 25, whose protein sequence is MASSDNLASVDPWVFRHTFADSWISEAFARDTETLTKALQKSISNHPDNVACDTISPFLNDLLKPETAQTPSVSGVSGSDHETAPKRRTAIPGAVGGKITKRKSRASKRSQTTFITADPANFRQMVQQVTGVRFGNSQLPVNPILKPEPKRPGNRLLGCLPTLDTSEFLLDHHHQQVMGPATATQGAMTFQPVVADGGATGLEFETFPSFPTLESWKVM, encoded by the coding sequence ATGGCGTCATCGGACAATTTGGCTAGTGTTGATCCCTGGGTGTTTCGTCACACTTTCGCTGACTCCTGGATATCAGAGGCATTTGCTCGCGACACCGAAACTCTGACCAAGGCTCTTCAGAAATCTATTTCAAACCACCCCGACAACGTCGCATGCGACACGATCTCTCCCTTTCTGAACGATCTTCTTAAGCCCGAGACGGCTCAGACCCCCAGCGTTTCCGGCGTTTCGGGATCGGACCACGAGACTGCGCCGAAGCGCCGGACCGCGATTCCTGGGGCGGTCGGTGGAAAGATCACCAAGCGGAAGTCTCGCGCGTCGAAGCGGTCTCAGACGACCTTCATCACCGCGGACCCTGCCAACTTCCGCCAGATGGTGCAGCAGGTGACCGGCGTGAGATTCGGTAACTCACAGCTGCCGGTGAACCCTATTTTGAAACCGGAACCTAAGAGGCCTGGGAACCGGTTGCTAGGTTGCTTGCCAACTCTGGACACGTCGGAGTTTTTGCTTGATCATCATCACCAGCAGGTGATGGGCCCCGCCACGGCCACTCAGGGGGCCATGACTTTTCAGCCCGTGGTGGCTGATGGCGGTGCCACTGGTCTAGAATTCGAAACTTTCCCGAGCTTTCCCACTCTGGAGTCGTGGAAAGTCATGTGA
- the LOC100260187 gene encoding bifunctional pinoresinol-lariciresinol reductase 2 has product MEKSKVLIIGGTGYLGRRLVKASLAQAHETYVLQRPDMGVDIEKVQMLLSFKEQGARLVLGSFNDHQSLVDAVKLVDVVICAISGVHIRSHQILLQLKLVDAIKEAGNIKRFLPSEFGTDPARMENAMEPGRVTFDDKMVVRKAIQDAGIPFTYVSANCFAGYFLGGLCQPGSILPSRDHVVLLGDGNQKAIYVDEDDIAMYTIKTIDDPRTLNKTLYLRPPQNILSQREVVEVWEKLIGKQLHKSSISKEEFLATMKTQNYAEQVGLTHYYHVCYEGCLANFEIGDEAEEASQLYPEINYTTVHEYMKRYL; this is encoded by the exons atggAAAAGAGCAAGGTACTCATCATAGGAGGAACTGGGTACCTGGGGAGGAGATTGGTGAAGGCAAGTCTAGCTCAAGCCCATGAAACATACGTTCTCCAAAGGCCGGATATGGGTGTGGACATTGAGAAAGTCCAAATGCTGTTATCATTCAAGGAACAAGGAGCCCGTCTAGTGTTGGGTTCTTTCAATGACCACCAGAGCCTTGTTGACGCCGTGAAGTTGGTAGATGTTGTCATTTGTGCTATATCCGGTGTCCACATCCGGAGCCATCAAATCCTCCTTCAGCTCAAGCTTGTAGATGCCATCAAAGAAGCCGGAAACATCAAG AGATTTTTACCCTCTGAGTTCGGCACTGACCCTGCAAGAATGGAGAATGCCATGGAACCAGGGAGGGTGACATTTGACGACAAAATGGTAGTAAGGAAAGCGATCCAAGATGCTGGGATCCCATTCACCTACGTTTCTGCCAACTGCTTTGCTGGTTACTTTCTTGGTGGCCTGTGCCAACCTGGAAGCATCCTTCCTTCAAGGGATCATGTGGTTTTACTAGGAGACGGCAACCAAAAAG CCATCTATGTGGATGAAGATGATATAGCCATGTACACTATCAAAACCATAGACGATCCACGAACCCTGAATAAAACACTCTACCTGAGGCCACCCCAGAACATCCTTTCCCAAAGAGAAGTCGTGGAGGTCTGGGAGAAACTGATAGGGAAACAGCTCCATAAGTCCTCAATCTCCAAGGAAGAATTTCTAGCTACCATGAAAA CCCAAAATTATGCAGAGCAAGTGGGATTAACCCATTACTATCATGTTTGCTATGAGGGGTGCCTTGCCAATTTTGAAATAGGAGATGAGGCAGAGGAGGCTTCTCAGCTTTATCCTGAAATCAACTACACTACTGTTCATGAATACATGAAAAGATATCTGTGA